The Blautia pseudococcoides genome segment CAATGATGCTGATGATATCCCAACAATATTTCCGGTAGATTTTTCCTACCTGATATCCAATCCCGATTATCAGTAATCCTGTTATTACGAATAAAATTCCAATAACAACACCAGCAATCAGCCAGTACACAATCCCGGAAACGATACGGTTTGGAATTCCACTACTTAACTGTCCGAAAGAATCTGCACCTGTCACAAGCTCTCGAAACAAACCTCCAATTCCTTTTCCTAACGCACCAAAAAAGGTGATACAATCGTTAAGGAAAACCGGAGAAAGAACAGCGGTAAACAGTGTTGTTGCTATGCTGTACCATGCCAACAGAAACATAAGACTTTCATAACCAACCATCATATTTTTATATTTCTTTTCAAGCTGGATTTTACGGTTATCGCATTTCTCTTTTGCTTTCTGGTAAGCAGTGCGGTCACATTTTTTGCATTTCTCATAAGGCACCTTTTTCTCAACAGGTATCTCGACCATCTTTTGGTGTGTCTGTGCATAGCATTTTTCCTGTTCTGCTTTTTTGTATCTAAATTTCCATGCCACGACTTCTGCGTCGGCTCTTTTCCTGCTGTCTGTCTCGCTGGTTAATTGTTCCTCTGTTTGCTTTAATCTTGTCCGCAATGCTTCGATATTCTCGGCTCTGTTTTCGCTGTTCAATTTCTCGTTCAAGGTCAGCGATTCGCTTAGCTGCCTGTTCAGTTCCATAATCGTCTGGTCTTTCTGATCCAGTTCGTCCTGCATCTGTTCCGTCATCAGCAGAAGCTCTTCCACCTGCCCGACGTTCTCTAAGTTTACGCATCCGTTCATCAATCTCCCTCGCTTTCTCTATCTGCTGTTTAAGGTCAGCAATTCGCTGTTCTGTTTCAGCAATAAACTGTTCTCTCTGTTCAGCTTCTGCGTTAATTCCTGCCATTGCTGATTCTCGTTTTCCAACTGTTCGATTCTGTTTTTCTGCTGTTCGATCTGGGAGAGCAGTTCTTCTGTATCTGGCAAAAGATTCAGCAGCCTGGATAACTCGCTGTTTAAGATTTGCAAACTTTGGTTCTGCTCCTGAAAGGACAAAAGCTGTCTGTCCCGTTCCTGCAATTCCTTTACCATCTCTGCCATAAGGTTCTGCTGTTCCTCGATCTGGTTTATCATTGTCTCCATCATGGGAATGACTTCCCGGCTTTCTTCTAAGGACATTCAATCGCTCCTTCCACTGTGATAATGCACCAGACACTTTTCCGAAACTGGTCTGTATCTTTTTCAGCAGTGAATTTTGTTTTTTTATAATCTGGTTTTCCTCTACTTTCCATGAAGCGGTCTGCACCTGTCCATTCTGGAATTTCTCATCAATCTTTCTTGCATCCGCACCTTCATGAATTGTAGGGATTTCTAGTTTTCCCTGTCTTGCATAGGACCGGTGGTCAATCTGTTGTTCCACCGCTAAATGTGCATTGCAGACTTTCGCCCATTCGCTCCGCCACAATTCGCAGTTTCTGGGATTGCTCCACCCGGTAGCATCAGTCAGCACCCGTTTCCATTGTTTGCGGTTCCTTGCACCGACTTTCTGATTGCCGTTTTCGTCCAGTACTGGGATTCGGATTCCATGGCGGTCAGGGTTCTTTTTATCCTGCCACCAGTCAGGATGGGATTCATCAACCACGATATTTCCGTCAGTATCTCTGACAAAATCCCAGTCTTTGACTTCTTTATTTCCCCACGAATGATCTGGCTAAAAGGGACGCATGGTTACAAGCAGATGCACATGTGGGTTCCCATCACCCTTATCATGTATGCTCCAGTCGGCACACATGCCTTTGTCTACAAAGTTTTTCTGAATATAGTCCGTTGTAAATTCAATCTGTTCCTGTCGGCTCCATTCTTTCGGAAGTGAGAACTCAAACGACCTGCCGAGTTGTGCATCTGAATTTTTCTCAATCTTCAAAA includes the following:
- a CDS encoding DUF6040 family protein, coding for MAWKFRYKKAEQEKCYAQTHQKMVEIPVEKKVPYEKCKKCDRTAYQKAKEKCDNRKIQLEKKYKNMMVGYESLMFLLAWYSIATTLFTAVLSPVFLNDCITFFGALGKGIGGLFRELVTGADSFGQLSSGIPNRIVSGIVYWLIAGVVIGILFVITGLLIIGIGYQVGKIYRKYCWDIISIIVAIMSTAIAIYFGDWIKSVIPINLITLLLLVHAIYIGIRCYVKD